A stretch of DNA from Haloarchaeobius amylolyticus:
GCGAGCCGCTGAGACTGACGGACTCCTTCGCGTAGTAGTGCTTGACCTCCTTCGGCAGGTCGTGCGTGGGGAACGCCTCAGCCACGCGTCGCGGGCCCAGAGTCGCCGTGTGGTAGTACCCTGGACGGTCGCGACCGTGCTCGTCGCTGTCGAACTGAACGAGTTTGCGCCGTCCCGTCCGGTCGTGTTCCAGAAGGTGGCCCAGTTGGGCTATCGGACCATCCCGTGCGTGGACTGGTCCACTCGCTTCCTCGTGGACCCGGACGTAACGCTCCGCGTCGAGAATCGTCGAGAAACCGTGCGGGTCCTCGAAGTACATGCTCTCGATGCCGACCGCGAGCACCGCGCGGCGAAGCAGCGGGAGGTACTGGTCGAACTCGATGTTCGACCCCTGGACGTGGAGGTTTACCGCCTCGTCGATGTCGGCTGAAATCGAGATCTCGTGACCACTCTCGGAACGCATACCCTGCCAGCGCGGGGCGAGATGGACGTGGAACGACCGCTGTCCAACGGGGTCTTCCGCGCTCTCGACGTGCAGGTCGAACTCGCGCATCTCTTCCAGACGGAACTCGGTACCGCTCGGGAGCCGCGTGCCGGGGTGTTCGGGACCGGAGTCACGGTAAGAGAGTCGAGAGACCCACTTCTCCCCGTCGAAGTCGAATTCGGCTTCCTGACTCCCGCCACCGTCCTTGATGCGCCGGTCGCACGCGAAGAACGGGGCGAGTCCGTGCTGATCGAAGAGGAAGTGCGCCGCGAACTCGTGGGGTGCGGTCTCGATCAGCTGCACCGCGGCTCACCCCCGTCAAGCGTCGAATCGAATAGACCCCTCGCTACGGGGGTAGTCGTTACGGCATGTAAACCGAGAAGGGTATGCCGCCTCCCGGCACTGTCCCTCCGACAACGAAACTAACCTCGGCCTACACCAGCCAATAGCGTTTTATCACCCCCTGAGGGGTGCGGGGGGCTGAAACGGCCTCTCGTCGATTAGAATGTCGACAAACCCACTCTCCAAACTGAAATACCTGACCCGCGTCGGGAAGCGAGCACAGTACGAAGCCTTCGAGTTCGAACTCACGCCGGCAGGCGTTCGCATCCGAAACTGCAGCCACGCGAACCCGAGTGAACACGAATACCTCGTCACCGTCGACGACGGTGTTCCATCATCGTGCACCTGCCCTGCCAACGCGAACTACGACGGGGCCTGTAAGCACCGTATCGCCGTCGCGATCAGACAGCCAGTCCTCGAATCAGCTACCCAGAACCAACTAGTCGCTGACGGCGGGACGCGGCCTGCAAAGTCCTCGGTTGACTCCGAGGACAGCTCTTCACTAGAGGATTGTGACTGCGACAGTCTCACCGACGGCTTCCCCTGCTGGCCGTGTTACCGCGATGAAAAGCGAGACTTCGAGAACGAATAGCCCACGCTGTCGCCGGCGTTGAACAACCAACCTTCACTCACGAAGAATGCATCAACTCATCTACGCACTCGTCCAGGCATCGACCGAAGAACAAGCACTCCAAGACGCCCACTGCGTCTTCGACCGACTCGTCGGATGTAGACCAGAAGCAACGCCTGTGTTCGACTACTACGTCACATTCGACGACCGGAGCTCTCGCTGTGCCGGCCCGGCGCGTTGGGGCGACCTTCCAGTTGCAGTTCCAGCCGGATCCCCGAGAGGGGCTGAACTCATCGAACGTGGCTGGAAAGATACGCTCAACCAGTTCGAACGCAACCTCGGCATCGTCCAAGACGCGATTGCGCAGTACTCGACGGAAGAAATCATGCAGGACACCGACCTCGTCAGACACGCTTTCTACAACGTCGGCCGCTACCAGGGGCCGACCATCGCACTCTACGACGGACACGGCTGCGGAATCCGCCATCGGCGACAACTCAACTCCGTCCTTGAACGTGAGAACATCTGGGTTGTCCCCGCTGACGTGCATTACTGATTGCAGCTCCGGACTGTTACAGAAAATCAAATCCGCCGACGAGCTAATTTACAGTGCGACCCTCGAACAGAAAGAGCGCATTCGTGCGCGGGAAGCCGAACTGGAGCGCATCAGTGCCCAGGCAGAGATGGGGACGCAAGACGGTCGGGAGAAGCGGACGCGAGACATCGCGGCGAGGCTGAGCGGCGTGCAGAGTTCCAGAAGCGGGCGGCGAGCGTGAATCCGATGGCTGACCCGGAGCGAGGCGATCCTCGTGCAAAACTCACGCAGGAGCAGTTGGCGGCGGTGAACAAGCAGTCTGTGCGGCTGGCGAAGAAGCTGGATGGCTGGTCGCGAGCAGCGATTGGTCGGCGGCTGGGTGAAGCCGTCGTCGGTGGGAAAGACCTGATGAGCGCGGTCTTCGGAGTGTTCGAGGAGTTGCAGACCGCACCGGGGTCAGTGGTTCCCATCGGGAAGCTTGAGGACGTCGATCGCAAAGAGGTGAGCATCGAGGGTCGTGTGACACAGCTTTGGGAGTCGTCGAGTTCAGCGATTTCCCAAGTCGGCCTCATCGAAGACGAAAGTGGACGGACGAATCTGACGTCGTGGGTTACGAGTGACCAACCCTGGATCGAAGAGGGCGAGCGCGTGCGGATCCACGGCGCGGCGAGAAATTGGTACGAAGGACGCGTCTCACTGGCCGTCACTGGGTGGAGCACCATACATTTCCCTGAGCGCGGTCGGTGGTGGGAAGCGTAGCCAGCGTACGCGGCCTTCTTTTTTGCTACGTGCCGGACCGACCCAGACCCCACCGCCCCACCCTCCGCTCCGTGCTCGCTACGCTGCGCGCGCAGCCACGACCTTAACAAAGGATTGAAAATAACTCTACGTATTGGATAACCGAAACCCAGATATCATGAGTCTATTCAGCTGACAGCGTAGGGATCGTCTTTCAGCATATCTTACTCGTCAACATAGATGCAGAGAACTAGTCACAGCCTTCTTTCGTCTAATTAGCCTCCGATTCCAGATATTCATGGTACTCAGCACCTTTAGTACTGATATCTTCATAGAATTCGGTCTCAACTACTTGTTGCAACTGCCGCCATGTCTGACTTGATGAGAGCTTCTTGATACCATGTCCACGTCCAGTTGGATAACCCAGTTCTTCATGCCACGGTCGAATCGCTTGTCCACCATAGTCCGGTATGTCATAGAAATCAGCAACGAGCCGCTCATCAAGTATTTCCTGCGTCTTCTTTAGGTCATCAAACTGCGCAGCTATGCAACCACACAGTTTTAGATGCTTGTAGATCCAACGGGTGTCGTCCTCGCCGAACCTGCTTTTTGCCTTTCCGTAGAAGTCATCTACTTGCTTGAAAATCTCCGAAAGTCTCTCATCATTGCCTTGGAAGAAGAAAATTGCAATAAGAAGGAAATCTCCAAAATAATGTCTAACCGTAGAATCCGGTCTGCTATACCTTGCACCGTCTATTTCCCGTAACATCAAACTCAGGAAGTCAGAAGTCAGCCCATCCACCAAATCGGTTTTCTCTACAAATTTTACCTGAATGTCGTTGCAGAAGATGAACAACATCTGGGGATAAGCGGAATATACATCGTGGTAATTCGTGTCCGGAAAAAGACTCGCCATGTCACTTAAAAACTCAACTAACGCCTCACAACAATCAATAAATTCAGATTCCAAACGGGCATTATCAAAACCTACTGCCTCACGTGGATCAGTACTGAACTCCTCTGGAGGGGAAGTCGTGATTGACCCAAGTCCAGCAGCCATATCTGGTGTTAAAGAATACAGACCATAGTATCGAAATTGAGTCAGGAAAGATTCCGAGCCGAAAAATACGGCTTCGAGCAATCCCTTATCAAACTGGTTGCTCTTCCATGCCGTGGAAAAGAGTTCAAGAATTTCGTCTAATGGTTTCTCGACTTGATGGCTCTGAAAATAGAGTTCCTCGGAAATCAGAGAATCTACCATAGAGATGTAGTGCCATTGGAATTGAGAGAGGCACACCCTTAGTGGCATACTTGCTTTATTCGCCAGACTCCATTTCCCGATCCTTTCCAAGTAGGACGAATACTGCCAGTAGTGTGAATGACCAGTAGCAGTTTTAGTTTCCAATGATAAGACCACTGTCCGATTGATTTCTCGGATCGACTTTCCCAGAGCATCTGTCCGGTCCATCTCAGGATACGTGATTTTGAATATATCCCATAATGATTGAAGCCACAAAGAAGTCTGGACTGCGTTCTCAGTGTTTCTAAAGGTTGATCTCGACAAACCCCCCAAGGATTCAGATAGTGGTTCCAAATATTTCTGACTCGTATAGTCCTTTCCTGTTCTCTCGATTATGAACTGAAATTGGTCGTTTAACTCCCTCACGAAATTATCTTCGACAGGCGAAATCAACATTCCCAAATATTTCGTCCCAATGTTTTCCAAAGATTGGACACATGTGATCACAAGAATGTGATCGTTATTTTCAATCGCACGGATCGACGTGTTGGTAATTAATAAAGTATCTTGGTTGAGTTCTGTAAGAAACTTCTCATCCTTCAGCGGTACGCGGGCAGATGATTGGTAGATGTTGTCTCTAGTGACTTTTCCATTGATGCGGTCCTCTACCCTGCCGATTGCATTTGAAACATCTAAATAATGACCCGTGACGAGAGACAATGAAACCAGATAGAGAAATGAAGAAAAAGTCAAAATATAGCTCAGGGATTGAAGTACACCTGACCATTGAAAGTATAGTCCAGAAAGGTTGTATAAGGCGATGAGCAGCAGCCCCATGAATATCAAAATGAGATAGAAATCTCTGTAGATCTCCTTCGAGAGACCCGGATTATACTCTTGAGTTGTATTTTGGATGACGAAGATCAAGATGATGAAGACGAAGCCAATCATATTCACAAGAAGCAATAGCGAATTCGAGAAAAACGCGTTCTCCTTCGAAATAGCAAATAATTCGACTACCTGAGAATTGGGATAGCTTATTGAAATCCCCACAAACACCAACGGTAAAATTGAGATGGTCCAAAAGGATATTTTCCCCCAAGAGTATAGGTCCAGATTCGATCTCCAAGCTTGAAATCTTGCTATCCTGGACTCTAAAAATATTCTCACCTGATTATGAGTCCACTGCCATTTTGCAACGATCGCTCTCCGCAGGAGAGACAGAGTTATCGCAACACCAAGTGCAATAATGCTTCCCCCCATCAGATACAGTCTCGGTCCAGAGTTGTTGGCGAAAGCTGTGAAGACCAATGTCCCTCCCAATGAGGAGGTATAAATTACAAAAACCTTCTTTGCCAATTGGACGAACATTAGTGCCAACTGACTTGATAGTTCCAGGTCCTATAATTGTATCCAAATCCAGTTAGAAGTGAAGATATAGTCTCGAACAGGCGCTCACAGAAGGGCTATTGTTTGATCTTCGAATATAAACAAGATAGCCCAGATTGTACCAGCGAAATCACCGTCCCTGACTACAAACTGAACTCGATCTATATCCATGACCTGAGTGGACCCTCCGTTGTCAGCCGACGGTAACTTCTTGAGTTGTTCCTGCAGTTCATACCCTGATCCAGTTTCAGTTGCTAATACCCCGCTCTCTTTCCCCTTATACTCATTTCCAAGGAAGATAGCGCGATAGCTGGAGTTTGAAGAACGAAATCGTATTTCGATCTCAGCGTCGTCATCTAACTGCTCAACATCAGCATTGATGTATACACTGCTTCTGGAAGCCTCAGAGATAGAAACCGGGATTTCACCGACTACTTCCCCATCAGCAACCGAGTCTTCGGTCGAAATCTTCAACCCAGAATTGTTGTTATTCTTGACATTATTGGCAGTGAGCTTGGCAGACCCACTTGACGAAACGGACAGGTCTGATGAATCAACCACCCCTGGCCGCTGGCTGGTCCTTCCGAGACACCCGGTCATGGAACCCAACACTGCTGCGGCGACCAGAAACTTTCGACGGCTTGTATTTTCAATTCCGACCATTGTGTTAGGAAATCTAGTAGCCGATGGATTAACCCCGGATAATATTTTACACCCTGAATTATATTATCAAGCAGAGTTTATTGAGCGGTATAATTTGGCGATGTCTGGCGATTCCACCGACTCACATCCAGCAAGGAAGATTGACCGAGGGGAGCTCAAAGGTAAGTTAGGTGAACTCAACGAGGATGTACCCGCATTGACTAGGAGAGTGCTCGCAACCGAGTTTCCTGAAGTTGAACCACAGACTGTGGGTAACAACTTAGACGAATTGGCAAATATCGGAGAAATTTGCAGATTCAACGATGGCGATACGAAACTCTACTGGTACCCCCGTGAACGCGACGAGGGTGGGACAGTCAAGTACAACGAACTTATCGACGATTCGATTGACTGGGGAGAAATCGACGTGACTACTGTTCCTAAACAGGTTGCCCAAGAAATCGCTGCCGAACGACTCCCATATTATCAACCCCGGAGCTTCTGGACTCAAACCACCTATGCCAGCCAACTCGGCGTGATGATCGCCTTCGGAATGGTCATACTGGGGATCGGTGGGCTCGTTGGCGGTACTCTAGGACTGGGACAGAACACTGCCGCTAGGATATTCCAAGCAGGGCTATGGCTGTCACTATTCGCAATGATCGGCTTCGTGATTTCGTTAGCCCTGGACAATCTTGCCGCACAAGATCGCGTTCCGGTGGATCCACTTTCGAAATTCCGGCGATAAGCATGGAGTGTCCCGCTGACGCGGTGAAAGATGGTCCGTGTAAACACCGGATAGTCGCAGCCATTCAACCTCAAGTCCCCGATATCGCGACGAAGATGTGAGCTGTCGCCGACGGAGGCGTCGGAACCGACAGAAATCGACTGGCAGGTCAATCTGGTGACGAAGACACAACGGAGTTCGATTGTGAGGACCTGGCCGACAACTTTCCATGCTAGGATTGCGTACGGAATGGCCGCCAAAATCTCCTTGAGTCGTTCAGCAGACGCCCGCACACAGCCTTAGTCTCGGCTGTTTATCTCCCCTGAGAGGGGTGCGGGGTGCAGACAAGACATCTCGCAAACTACCGATGGCGACGAGACACATCGACGACACTGGCTTCGGCGAAGACGTACCGAACAACAACACACCGTGTCCCGGGTGAAAGGGGCCAGGTGAGAACGAATGCAGTCGAGACAATCTGTAAGGATTGTGGACTCATCATCTACGAGCAGAAAATCGACTACGGACCGGAGTGACGATCGTTCGAAGACGACTAAGAAACCCCGAATCGTACAGGCGCACCACTCACCGTCACACGTCACGGCCGAGGACTATCGACGGATATCGGTCGCGGGAAAGATGCGAACGGGGACGAACTGTCTGTGCAAAAGCGTCAGGGACTGTCCCGAATGCGGCGGGAACAGAATCGTGGGCGGTTCCAGTCGAAAGCCGAACGAAGTCTCGCACATGGCTTGAGCGAAGTTCGAAGAACCGCGAGCGTCCTCAAACACTCGGATTCGATTCGTGACCAGGCGTGTCAACTGTTCCGGAGCGTTCAGAATGAAGACAGCTTTGAGACCGATCAATCGAGGTGATAGTTGCAGCAAGCGTCTACAGGGCCTGTCCAAGCGAGGCTTGGAACAGGCCACTCACACCATCGGGTTACTGCAGTCGATAAACCGTGTGAGCGCACCGTTATTGACACTCATCGATAGCGTTGCTATCGACTCGTTCCACAAATCTATATAAGGGCCAAAACAATTAACCAACAAGGTCAGAAACCACCGAGACTGTTGGTTAAGCCGCGTCGATGCCTGTTTTTCAGCCCCTGAAGGGTGCGGGGCGACATCGTCTCGCGGATGATCTCCTGTGTCCATACACAAGCTTCCAGAAGCAGGTAGCGACAGCACTTCGAAAACAATCGCTGATGCACGACAGGCAGACTACGTCGCGTTCCTCCACAGAGTTCCCTTCGCCATCGACGCCCTGAATCTCGGGTTTCTGACCGGATTTCGTGAAGATTGCTCGTACCAACAGCAGCGATTTGACCGACTTGACCTGCCTGTCGGGATGCTCGACAACGACTTCAGAAATCCCAACCTCAACCGGTACATCGAGCGCGTCTGTGAACACGAACCGAGAGTAGGCGTTATCGGTGACGCCTACGACGCCGCTAAAGCAGAGACGTACGTTCAGACCGTCAGGGAGCTCCAGGAGACAGTTCCAAAGACAGAGTTCATCATCGTCCCGAAATGCAGAGAAGCAATCGATGCGATTCCCGACGATATCGTCCTCGGGTACTCACGTGGTTACGCCGATATCCTAACGCACGAATTCTCGGACTTCATGGACTGGCGTGGTCGTCGCGTTCACATCCTCGGTGGAAGTCCGCCCAAACAACTCCACGTCATTGACCAGCTCACCCGGCCAACCCTCACGGGTGATTCTCCCGCTGACATCGTCGGACTTGACTGGAACGGTCTGCATCGCGGTGCGCAATTCGGTGAGTTCTGGACAGCGAACGGATGGAGCGCTGACGGTCGCGATGCGGATCACATGACGATACGAAAGACCGTCCGACACAGTCTCGGGCGGGTTCGTACGTTCTGGGAATCTCAGGGGGTCTGGCCGGAATCCACCTCTCCAGCGGAACGTCATCGTATCGAGTACCAAGGACCGTCCCCTGACGACCTTCGCAGCGATACCTGCTCTGAGTGCGGTGGAAGTGTCTGGTCGTCGGACCGCGCTCCCTACGTCGCTGAATACGACACCGGCGACATCTGTGGATACTGCAACTACGACTGCTACTTCTCCCACCGCCACCAGAACCGGCTCGAAGAAATCGTCGACGAGCGAAGCGTGTATCTCCCACCAGCCAGCTGAATCTTAACCAACGAATCTAAGTTTATGTCGATTGTGTTGGTTAACCCGACCGAGATCCATGCCCGACTCCCCGCCAGACCCACCAGAAGTGCTCCCGGACGACATCGGCACTGACCGGGCCTCCCGGCTTGACTGACTGGGACAGGCGTTCTCCGTGTGTTCAACCATTGCAGCAACACTCGTACGACTGCTGGCTAAAGTTCTTCACGTGCTCATGGATCGTTTCGGCAAGACTGAACATCATGTCGGCCTGCTCAGCGGTTGCAACCGTATCGCGATAATACGCTGCCGATCGATTATCCGTGTAGAGCGTCTGGAGACGGCGAGCCGTCTGCTCGGAGAAGACACCAAGCGCCGCGGCGCGGTTGTAGGCACGCGTATGGTTCTGAAAGTCGTTGACCGAGTCGTTCGACGCAGAGAGGGCGTAGAATTCCAGGGTCCGCTCGATGGCGGCGAACGACATTTCGATCACACTCGTATGGTAGCCATCGTGTTCACGGAGAGTGCGGCACGCATCGAGAAGACGGCATGCCTTTCGAAGCTGTATGACCGATGGTTGGTTCGCCTCCGGGTCGAGGTGTGCCTCGTAGTCGGGTTCACCGGTCGTGTAGCCGCCGAATGCGTCCTCAGCTCGATCCAGCGCGTTGAGTATAGCCGACGCATCCTCAGGCATTGGACAACACGTCCTTCTTGAGCTTCCGGAGCGCCTCGCTCTCGTGGAGCGTGATGGCATCCGTAAAAATATCTGTAAGGCGGTCAGCATAGCCCTGGGCCGACTCAATTGACTCAACCATCACCTGGAACTCGTATCGCTCCCCATCGAACCGTTCCTGACCGAGTTCCGTCGCGATTTCGTTCGCTCGATGCTGCTCGCCGCGGGAATCCGCGACCAACACCCACAGATCGATATCGCTCTGCCTGTCCGCCTGTCCGCGGGCAACGCTCCCGAACACGAGGACCCCTCGGACGTCGTCCAGTTCAGCCTGGAGTCGATCAAGTGCCGTTCGGATAGGCACGTGAAACTCCGGTTGCGGAACCCGAAGGACAGGATCATCCGGCTTGCTCACTCGGGTTCGATTGATCCCGACTGGCCGTCGATTGCCTTCGGACTCTGCAGTTACTAGGTCGTTGTCCTCGAGTACATCGACAGCACTCTTGATTGAATACGTCGAATGATCGGTGAGCCGGCTCAACTCGCGGATCGTGAACGTCTCGTATGGGTTATCGAGGAGCAGTCGAAGGATATCGTTTGTAGCTTTATGTCGAAAGAGCTCCGGATTCAGTGCCGGGACTGGAAGCTGAATAGCTGCTGCCTCGTTCGACCTTGAGGGCCCGTCATCCGAGCGATTCTGTTTTGCCATACCTAACACGTTTGCTCTAACAACACAGTATTTAAAGAATCTTGCGATGGACTACCAGGCAACCAACAAGGGACAGGGCGGTGGGAAGCTCAAGGAACACGGACTGAATCAGTCAGTCGAGAACGTCAAGGACGGGTTCGGCGAGTTTATAGCCGCTTAACCTGCCCCACCCCACT
This window harbors:
- a CDS encoding SWIM zinc finger family protein gives rise to the protein MSTNPLSKLKYLTRVGKRAQYEAFEFELTPAGVRIRNCSHANPSEHEYLVTVDDGVPSSCTCPANANYDGACKHRIAVAIRQPVLESATQNQLVADGGTRPAKSSVDSEDSSSLEDCDCDSLTDGFPCWPCYRDEKRDFENE
- a CDS encoding DUF6610 family protein, with amino-acid sequence MSIHKLPEAGSDSTSKTIADARQADYVAFLHRVPFAIDALNLGFLTGFREDCSYQQQRFDRLDLPVGMLDNDFRNPNLNRYIERVCEHEPRVGVIGDAYDAAKAETYVQTVRELQETVPKTEFIIVPKCREAIDAIPDDIVLGYSRGYADILTHEFSDFMDWRGRRVHILGGSPPKQLHVIDQLTRPTLTGDSPADIVGLDWNGLHRGAQFGEFWTANGWSADGRDADHMTIRKTVRHSLGRVRTFWESQGVWPESTSPAERHRIEYQGPSPDDLRSDTCSECGGSVWSSDRAPYVAEYDTGDICGYCNYDCYFSHRHQNRLEEIVDERSVYLPPAS
- a CDS encoding DNA-binding protein produces the protein MPEDASAILNALDRAEDAFGGYTTGEPDYEAHLDPEANQPSVIQLRKACRLLDACRTLREHDGYHTSVIEMSFAAIERTLEFYALSASNDSVNDFQNHTRAYNRAAALGVFSEQTARRLQTLYTDNRSAAYYRDTVATAEQADMMFSLAETIHEHVKNFSQQSYECCCNG
- a CDS encoding nucleotidyltransferase domain-containing protein, producing MAKQNRSDDGPSRSNEAAAIQLPVPALNPELFRHKATNDILRLLLDNPYETFTIRELSRLTDHSTYSIKSAVDVLEDNDLVTAESEGNRRPVGINRTRVSKPDDPVLRVPQPEFHVPIRTALDRLQAELDDVRGVLVFGSVARGQADRQSDIDLWVLVADSRGEQHRANEIATELGQERFDGERYEFQVMVESIESAQGYADRLTDIFTDAITLHESEALRKLKKDVLSNA